In a genomic window of Bordetella petrii:
- a CDS encoding nucleotide pyrophosphohydrolase, with protein sequence MDATDRLIDLKPLEAVLQKFADERDWNQFHSPKNLAMALTGEVGELVEIFQWLTEDASRRVAQDARTARAVRDELADVMLYLVRLAMELGVDMNEAIAHKIEVNRQKYPVGDALPRHLR encoded by the coding sequence ATGGACGCCACCGACCGACTCATCGACTTGAAGCCGCTGGAAGCGGTGCTGCAGAAGTTTGCCGACGAGCGCGACTGGAACCAGTTCCATTCACCCAAGAACCTGGCCATGGCGTTGACTGGCGAAGTGGGCGAGCTGGTCGAGATTTTTCAGTGGCTGACCGAAGACGCGTCCAGGCGCGTGGCGCAAGACGCGCGCACCGCCCGCGCGGTGCGCGATGAACTGGCCGACGTAATGTTGTACCTGGTGCGCCTGGCCATGGAGCTGGGCGTGGACATGAACGAGGCCATTGCCCACAAGATCGAGGTCAACCGGCAGAAGTACCCGGTGGGGGATGCGCTGCCCAGGCACTTGCGATAG
- a CDS encoding FecR domain-containing protein gives MSQPSHAVMEHAAQWYALLISGEASAADQARWQAWLAAHPHHRQAWQYVESVSQRVLAPLQDTPDPRQMAAKVYAVHERARMRRRVLAGIGTIAGAAALGWAARPDSPMAGAIAAWTADYRTGAGDIRQFTLADGSQVWLNTASALDADMRGGLRRLTLAAGEILVSTARGDARPFVVDTAQGRMRALGTRFTVRREQGHTFLAVFDGAVEIRTARAGAVQVIPAGWQTRFAAGTIEASVPADLAREAWSRGELVAWNLSLADVVDELGRYHPAHISLAPNVAQRRVFGTFPLRDMDGALAMLSQAAALRVRRPWPWWISITDGAAQPPSR, from the coding sequence ATGAGCCAGCCTTCGCATGCCGTCATGGAGCATGCGGCGCAGTGGTATGCGCTGCTGATTTCGGGCGAAGCCAGCGCGGCCGACCAGGCACGCTGGCAGGCCTGGCTGGCCGCGCACCCGCATCACCGGCAGGCCTGGCAGTACGTGGAATCGGTCAGCCAGCGCGTGCTGGCGCCGCTGCAGGACACGCCCGACCCGCGCCAGATGGCCGCCAAGGTTTATGCCGTGCATGAGCGCGCCCGCATGCGCCGCCGGGTGCTGGCGGGCATTGGCACCATAGCGGGCGCCGCCGCGCTGGGCTGGGCGGCGCGGCCCGACTCGCCCATGGCCGGTGCCATCGCCGCCTGGACGGCCGACTACCGCACCGGCGCGGGAGACATACGCCAGTTCACCCTGGCCGACGGCTCGCAGGTATGGCTGAACACCGCCAGCGCGCTCGATGCCGACATGCGGGGCGGCCTACGCAGGCTGACCCTGGCGGCGGGCGAGATCCTGGTGTCCACCGCTCGCGGCGACGCGCGGCCCTTCGTGGTTGACACGGCGCAGGGCCGCATGCGCGCGCTGGGCACCCGCTTCACCGTCCGCCGCGAACAAGGCCACACGTTCCTGGCGGTATTCGACGGCGCCGTCGAAATACGCACCGCCAGAGCTGGCGCGGTCCAAGTCATTCCGGCCGGCTGGCAAACCCGGTTCGCTGCCGGCACTATCGAGGCCAGCGTGCCCGCCGACCTGGCGCGCGAGGCGTGGAGCCGGGGCGAGCTGGTCGCCTGGAATCTTTCGCTGGCCGACGTCGTCGACGAACTGGGCCGCTACCATCCGGCGCACATCAGCCTGGCGCCCAATGTCGCGCAACGACGCGTGTTCGGCACGTTTCCCTTGCGCGATATGGATGGCGCCCTGGCCATGCTGTCACAGGCCGCTGCGCTGCGGGTGCGCCGGCCCTGGCCGTGGTGGATATCCATTACCGACGGCGCGGCGCAGCCGCCCTCGCGGTGA
- a CDS encoding sigma-70 family RNA polymerase sigma factor, with translation MCPTLLKTPQRVSIVTAAPPFSLSSPPIDTLYADHHAWLRAWLQRRLGNAADAADLAHEAFLRLILKPASRGFGSPLEARAYLRAMAQGMCINLWRRREIEQAWLDTLAAQPPAYAPSAERQAMVLEALQEIAELLHSLPGKAAQAFLMSAVCGMTAADVGGELGVSSRMVRKYVAQAMLRCMQAQAGQTAAALRHAPPL, from the coding sequence ATGTGTCCAACTTTGCTGAAAACTCCCCAGAGAGTTTCGATTGTGACCGCCGCGCCCCCCTTTTCGCTTTCTTCGCCACCGATCGATACGCTGTACGCCGATCATCACGCCTGGCTGCGGGCCTGGCTGCAGCGGCGCCTGGGCAACGCCGCCGACGCGGCGGACCTGGCGCACGAAGCATTCCTGCGCCTGATCCTGAAGCCGGCCTCGCGTGGCTTCGGCAGCCCGCTCGAAGCCCGGGCGTACCTGCGCGCCATGGCCCAGGGCATGTGCATCAACCTGTGGCGCCGCCGCGAAATCGAACAAGCCTGGCTGGATACGCTGGCCGCCCAACCCCCGGCGTACGCGCCGTCGGCTGAACGGCAGGCCATGGTGCTCGAGGCCTTGCAAGAAATCGCTGAGCTGCTGCACAGCCTGCCCGGCAAGGCGGCGCAGGCCTTCCTGATGTCTGCCGTGTGCGGCATGACCGCGGCCGACGTGGGCGGCGAGCTGGGCGTGTCGTCGCGCATGGTGCGCAAGTACGTGGCCCAGGCCATGCTGCGCTGCATGCAGGCGCAAGCCGGGCAAACCGCGGCCGCGTTGCGGCATGCGCCGCCCCTATGA
- a CDS encoding TauD/TfdA dioxygenase family protein: MEVRKLTGVIGAELLGIDLSRDLPDADVAAIRQALLDHQVIFFRDQTLTPEQHIAFARRFGVISTTPVYRTLDEYPEIMPVVKEPTDQDIIGDTWHTDETYHPTPPLGSILYGRQVPETGGDTLWANMYRAYDTLSDGMKAKLANLRAVHTNDFLSANSKYRNSTRSTKLREDVGSITSVHPVVRTHEETGRKCLFVNHPFTYSFENMTREESLPLLQFLYQHSAKPENTCRFRWRKGSMAFWDNRCTMHYAINDYPGQRREMHRITIQGTVPA, translated from the coding sequence ATGGAAGTACGCAAGCTTACCGGCGTGATCGGCGCCGAGTTGCTGGGCATTGATTTGTCGCGCGATCTGCCAGACGCCGACGTTGCCGCGATCCGGCAGGCCCTGCTGGACCACCAGGTGATTTTCTTTCGCGACCAGACCCTGACCCCGGAGCAGCACATCGCTTTCGCGCGGCGCTTCGGCGTGATCAGCACTACGCCGGTGTACCGCACGCTGGATGAGTATCCCGAGATCATGCCGGTGGTGAAAGAGCCTACCGATCAGGACATTATCGGCGACACCTGGCATACCGACGAAACCTATCACCCGACGCCCCCGCTGGGCTCGATTCTGTACGGGCGCCAGGTGCCTGAAACCGGCGGCGACACTCTGTGGGCCAATATGTATCGCGCCTACGACACGCTGTCGGACGGCATGAAGGCCAAGCTGGCGAACCTGCGCGCGGTGCATACCAACGACTTTTTGTCGGCCAATTCGAAGTACCGCAACAGCACGCGGTCGACCAAGCTGCGCGAAGACGTGGGCTCGATTACCAGCGTGCACCCGGTGGTGCGCACCCATGAAGAAACCGGGCGCAAGTGCCTGTTCGTGAATCATCCGTTCACGTATTCGTTCGAGAACATGACGCGCGAGGAAAGCCTGCCGCTGCTGCAGTTCCTGTACCAGCACAGCGCCAAGCCCGAAAACACCTGCCGGTTCCGGTGGCGCAAGGGTTCTATGGCGTTCTGGGACAACCGTTGCACCATGCACTACGCCATCAACGACTACCCTGGGCAGCGCCGCGAGATGCACCGCATCACTATCCAGGGCACTGTCCCGGCCTGA
- a CDS encoding Bug family tripartite tricarboxylate transporter substrate binding protein, giving the protein MFRRIAILCGLAMVLQTVPAAWAGPTWPQRPVTWVVGYAAGGTTDIIARTLAHELSEQTGQTFVVENRTGANSNIGAEIVKRAEPDGYTFYVGSTANAINRTLYKQLNYDIVQDFASVAMLGTVPNLLVVNPSLPIKSVKDYIEYAKANPGKLTCASSGTGSAIHMSCELFKLQTGTNILHVPYRGSGPAMTDLLGGQVDSIFDNMPTVLPNVQAGKLRALGVTTSERSPSAPDIPTLAESGLPDFSVQSWFGLFAPAATDPAIVQQMNVAVNKALASDAVRKVFDQRGVVKPKAPNATPEFAQFVQGEVDRWAKVVKQSGAKVE; this is encoded by the coding sequence ATGTTCAGGAGAATTGCTATTTTGTGCGGGTTGGCCATGGTTTTGCAGACCGTTCCCGCCGCGTGGGCTGGGCCGACGTGGCCCCAACGCCCTGTGACATGGGTGGTCGGCTACGCCGCGGGCGGCACCACCGACATCATCGCCCGCACCCTGGCGCACGAGCTCAGCGAGCAGACCGGCCAGACCTTTGTGGTGGAAAACCGTACCGGGGCAAACAGCAACATCGGCGCCGAGATCGTCAAGCGCGCGGAGCCCGATGGCTACACTTTTTATGTCGGGTCTACGGCCAACGCCATCAACCGCACGCTGTACAAGCAACTGAACTACGACATTGTGCAAGACTTCGCCAGCGTGGCGATGTTGGGCACCGTGCCCAACCTGCTGGTGGTGAATCCGTCGCTGCCGATCAAAAGCGTGAAAGACTACATCGAGTACGCCAAGGCGAATCCCGGCAAGCTGACCTGTGCGTCATCGGGCACCGGCTCGGCGATTCATATGTCGTGCGAATTGTTCAAGCTGCAGACGGGAACCAATATTCTGCATGTGCCATATCGCGGCAGCGGCCCCGCCATGACCGACCTGCTGGGCGGGCAGGTGGATTCCATTTTCGACAACATGCCAACCGTGCTGCCCAACGTGCAGGCGGGCAAGCTGCGCGCCCTGGGCGTGACCACGTCCGAGCGGTCGCCCTCGGCGCCGGATATTCCCACTCTGGCCGAGTCTGGCCTGCCGGATTTCTCGGTGCAATCCTGGTTTGGCCTGTTTGCGCCCGCGGCAACGGACCCCGCCATCGTGCAGCAGATGAACGTGGCCGTGAACAAGGCATTGGCCAGCGACGCCGTGCGCAAGGTGTTCGACCAGCGCGGCGTGGTCAAGCCGAAGGCGCCCAATGCCACGCCGGAGTTTGCCCAGTTCGTGCAGGGCGAAGTGGACAGGTGGGCCAAGGTGGTGAAGCAGTCGGGCGCCAAAGTCGAATGA
- a CDS encoding CaiB/BaiF CoA transferase family protein produces the protein MSQPDAPAGSAPLAGIKVIDLSAYIAGPYGGALLADLGADVIKVEPPDGDNLRRYPSTLAAESRAFLGVNRGKRGVCLDLKQPAGQKILRRLARRADVLLHNFRPSVPARLGIDYATLGALNPRLVYCAMTGYGQSGPLADNAGYDQVLQARTGICAAQGMGRAGPEIVYGSVVDYYAAAMVANGITAALYQRERTGRGQEVSVSLLGSALAMQSARLVMQQDEPRDINRDMRSGGITGIHPTKAGHLYISANTAHFWKSLCTLIGKPELADDERYDSVKKRAAHADELIPLIRQGLAARTALEWEEIFGVSVPCAAVRKVEDMFDDPQVAAQDFILDMHHCKAGAYKGIANLIKFGANPAGTRPYGAPGLGEHTRAVLGELDLSPQEIESAFSSGAAAEHETGG, from the coding sequence ATGAGCCAGCCAGACGCTCCCGCCGGGTCTGCCCCGCTGGCCGGCATCAAGGTCATCGACCTCAGCGCCTATATTGCCGGCCCCTACGGCGGCGCCTTGCTGGCCGACCTGGGCGCCGATGTCATCAAGGTAGAACCGCCCGACGGCGACAACCTGCGCCGGTATCCGTCGACCCTGGCCGCGGAAAGCCGCGCCTTCCTGGGCGTGAACCGCGGCAAGCGCGGCGTGTGCCTGGACCTGAAACAACCCGCCGGCCAAAAGATACTGCGGCGGCTTGCGCGGCGGGCCGACGTGCTGCTGCACAATTTCCGGCCTTCGGTGCCCGCCCGCCTGGGCATCGACTACGCGACGCTCGGCGCGCTCAACCCGCGCCTGGTGTACTGCGCCATGACAGGCTATGGGCAAAGCGGTCCGCTGGCCGACAACGCCGGCTATGACCAGGTGCTGCAAGCGCGCACCGGCATCTGCGCGGCGCAAGGCATGGGCCGCGCCGGGCCGGAGATCGTATATGGGTCGGTGGTGGACTACTACGCCGCCGCCATGGTGGCCAACGGCATCACGGCGGCGCTGTACCAGCGCGAGCGCACCGGCCGAGGCCAGGAAGTATCGGTGTCGCTGCTGGGCAGCGCGCTGGCCATGCAGTCGGCGCGCCTGGTGATGCAGCAGGACGAGCCGCGCGACATTAACCGCGACATGCGGTCGGGAGGCATTACCGGTATTCATCCCACCAAGGCCGGACACCTGTACATATCGGCCAATACCGCGCACTTCTGGAAGTCGCTGTGCACGCTCATCGGCAAGCCTGAGCTGGCCGACGACGAACGCTACGATTCGGTCAAAAAACGCGCGGCCCATGCCGACGAGCTGATTCCCCTGATCCGTCAGGGCCTGGCGGCGCGCACGGCCCTGGAGTGGGAAGAAATATTCGGGGTATCGGTGCCCTGCGCGGCGGTGCGCAAGGTAGAAGACATGTTCGACGACCCGCAGGTCGCCGCGCAGGATTTCATCTTGGACATGCACCACTGCAAGGCCGGCGCATACAAAGGGATAGCCAACCTGATCAAGTTCGGCGCCAACCCCGCCGGCACCCGGCCCTACGGGGCGCCCGGCCTGGGCGAGCATACCCGCGCGGTGCTGGGCGAGCTGGACCTGTCGCCACAAGAGATCGAGTCCGCGTTTTCAAGCGGAGCCGCCGCCGAACACGAAACCGGCGGGTGA
- a CDS encoding SDR family oxidoreductase, translating to MSARTILITGASRGIGLAAAQRLARDGHQVIGLARGAPAEGFPGEFFQADLADAAATAGTLADIVARFPVDSIVNNAGLTTSHTLRETSPEELDRLLAVNLRAPMQCVQACLPSMIRSNQGSIVNIASRAALGMPRRTAYAGAKSGLLGFTRTWALELGTHGITVNAVAPGPVMTELYRNNNPMSAAQRQELEQRIPLKRLGKPEDIAGVIAFFLSADARFVTGQVLYACGGLSVGAAPL from the coding sequence ATGTCTGCGCGCACGATTCTGATTACCGGCGCCAGCCGCGGCATTGGCCTGGCTGCGGCGCAGCGCCTGGCGCGTGACGGCCACCAGGTTATTGGCCTGGCCCGCGGCGCGCCGGCGGAGGGATTTCCCGGCGAGTTCTTCCAGGCCGATCTGGCCGATGCCGCCGCCACCGCTGGCACGCTGGCCGATATTGTGGCGCGTTTTCCGGTAGACAGCATTGTGAACAACGCTGGCTTGACGACTTCACACACGCTGCGGGAAACCTCGCCCGAGGAGCTGGACCGGCTGCTGGCCGTGAACCTGCGGGCGCCGATGCAGTGTGTGCAGGCCTGCTTGCCATCGATGATACGCAGCAACCAGGGCAGCATTGTGAATATTGCCAGCCGCGCCGCGCTGGGCATGCCTCGGCGCACGGCCTACGCCGGAGCCAAGAGCGGCCTGCTGGGCTTTACCCGCACCTGGGCGCTGGAACTGGGCACGCACGGCATTACGGTCAATGCGGTGGCGCCCGGCCCGGTGATGACAGAGCTGTATCGCAACAACAACCCCATGAGCGCCGCTCAGCGACAGGAACTGGAGCAGCGTATTCCGCTCAAGCGCCTGGGCAAGCCTGAAGATATCGCGGGGGTGATTGCTTTTTTCCTGTCTGCCGATGCCCGCTTTGTTACAGGGCAGGTTTTGTACGCGTGCGGGGGGCTGTCGGTGGGCGCGGCGCCGCTGTAG
- a CDS encoding Bug family tripartite tricarboxylate transporter substrate binding protein, with the protein MRHTRKMLQAAALACLLGQFALPATAAAQGYPDKPITMLVPYPAGQSVDLLARVISDGLSKVLGQPIIVENKPGAGGTLGTGLVARAAPDGYTLGMSSSGPLGIAPHLFKNTNYDPVKDFTAIMNVAAVAQTMVVSAKSDITSVQDLVAAAKAKPNKLNFGSPGNGSTSHLTQEMFKQRAHVQMLHVPYKGGPAAITDLIGGQIDVLFEASPTVTPFINRGDLRALAVTTRAPIPALPQVKPLASQGYENFEAVGWMGIVGPAHMKPEVVRTLHAALVKTLQDPAVRQKLDTQGMLTVGDTPEQFAAFIKSESEKWGSVIRSADIKVQ; encoded by the coding sequence ATGCGTCATACCAGGAAAATGCTGCAAGCCGCCGCGCTGGCCTGCCTGCTGGGCCAGTTCGCGCTGCCCGCCACGGCGGCGGCCCAGGGCTACCCCGACAAACCCATCACCATGCTGGTGCCCTACCCGGCCGGCCAGTCGGTGGACTTGCTGGCGCGCGTCATCAGCGACGGATTGTCGAAGGTGCTGGGCCAGCCCATCATCGTCGAAAACAAGCCGGGCGCCGGCGGTACCTTGGGCACGGGCCTGGTGGCGCGCGCCGCGCCCGACGGATACACCCTGGGCATGAGTTCCAGCGGTCCGCTGGGCATTGCGCCGCACCTGTTCAAGAACACCAACTACGATCCGGTCAAGGACTTCACCGCCATCATGAACGTGGCCGCCGTGGCGCAGACCATGGTGGTGTCGGCCAAGTCGGACATCACGTCCGTGCAAGACCTGGTGGCCGCCGCCAAGGCCAAGCCCAACAAGCTCAACTTCGGTTCGCCGGGCAACGGGTCAACCAGCCACTTGACCCAGGAAATGTTCAAGCAGCGCGCCCACGTGCAGATGCTGCACGTGCCCTACAAGGGCGGCCCGGCCGCCATCACCGACCTGATCGGCGGACAGATCGACGTGCTGTTCGAAGCTTCGCCCACCGTCACGCCTTTCATCAATCGCGGCGACCTGCGCGCGCTGGCGGTAACCACCCGCGCGCCGATTCCGGCGCTGCCGCAAGTCAAGCCGCTGGCCAGCCAGGGCTACGAGAACTTCGAAGCCGTAGGCTGGATGGGCATCGTGGGGCCGGCCCACATGAAGCCGGAAGTCGTGCGCACGCTGCACGCGGCGCTGGTCAAGACGCTGCAAGACCCCGCCGTGCGCCAGAAGCTCGACACGCAGGGTATGCTGACCGTCGGCGACACGCCTGAACAGTTCGCGGCCTTCATCAAGAGCGAATCCGAAAAATGGGGCTCGGTAATTCGCAGCGCCGACATCAAGGTTCAATAA
- a CDS encoding peptidylprolyl isomerase, translated as MAQASARHILVSTEAKCNELKAAIEGGADFAQVARENSSCPSARDGGNLGTFGPGQMVKEFDTVVFSAPVGVVQGPVKTQFGYHLVEVTDRQD; from the coding sequence ATGGCCCAAGCATCCGCACGCCATATCCTGGTTTCCACCGAAGCGAAGTGCAACGAGCTCAAGGCCGCGATCGAAGGCGGCGCCGACTTCGCCCAGGTGGCCCGCGAGAATTCCAGCTGCCCCTCGGCCCGCGACGGCGGCAACCTGGGCACCTTTGGCCCCGGCCAGATGGTCAAGGAATTCGACACCGTCGTCTTCAGCGCCCCCGTCGGCGTGGTGCAAGGCCCGGTGAAAACCCAGTTCGGCTATCACCTGGTCGAAGTCACCGACCGCCAAGACTGA
- a CDS encoding TonB-dependent siderophore receptor: MYRRLSHALPRALAGQPAPTRALCHEQPASPAEWPPRPMAAWMRMAASAAIAAAAWALPGQAGAAQAQLHAQVQMQPQQRAPAQAAAQHPYDIPAGPLRTVLTQFASEAGIYLAGSIDLANGKTSPGLQGNYTVSQGLARVLAGTGLQAVPDANRRYVLKPLPPASVSELPAVTVTGQSEFATGPVVGYMAQRSATATKTDTPIVETPQSISVVTANQIRDTASNTLDQALTYSAGVRTSIYGASSRMDTAQARGVEIEDIFLDGLKDRVDFWTSTPRVEPYLMERMEVLRGPSSMLYGQGGTGGLINNVSKLPQAEARHEIGVQVGSHNARQLQADLTGPLTEDGTWLYRLVALGRESGTQIDYGQDDRQLIAPSLTWTPSAATELTLRLKWQKDRANGDSGSTLPWEGTILPNPNGRISRHTFVGQPGYDRFDADSLQAGWSFRHDLNDQWTFRQSTRWTDNKTDYGAFDVYAPYLDPDQRMLSRAAYFWKHHTQILATDQNLVGKFSTGSVAHQLLVGVDFLRYRDSGSGVDDYTGLAPIDVYNPIYQVGYQPPPREPIATSGIKQLGVYIQDEMRWRNWILLAGWRHDEAKNWEDGADDRNDRADSMRFGLMYEIVPGLLPYISYAESFLPQANTSYGQRLRPLRGKQWEAGIKYQPPAQDWRASAAVFELREVNRTVEISETQVSQRGKTRNTGLELEWVGSITPRLDINASFTYLNVDKELTGVPKRQAALWSTYKFSLGNIDGFTVGAGVHYASSFVDESGDVANVPRTPSVTLLDAMLAWENRNWRVALNASNLTDKAYFSQCWSWGSCAYGPGRLVTLTTSYRW; the protein is encoded by the coding sequence ATGTACCGGCGTTTATCGCATGCCTTGCCCCGCGCCCTGGCCGGGCAGCCCGCGCCAACCCGCGCACTCTGCCACGAACAGCCCGCCAGCCCGGCCGAATGGCCGCCACGGCCAATGGCGGCGTGGATGCGGATGGCGGCGTCGGCAGCCATCGCCGCGGCCGCCTGGGCGCTCCCCGGCCAGGCCGGCGCTGCGCAGGCGCAGTTGCACGCGCAGGTTCAAATGCAACCACAACAGCGAGCCCCGGCGCAGGCGGCCGCGCAGCACCCTTACGATATTCCCGCCGGCCCCCTGCGAACCGTGCTGACGCAGTTTGCCAGCGAGGCGGGCATCTACCTGGCCGGCTCCATCGATCTGGCCAACGGCAAAACCAGCCCTGGCCTACAGGGCAACTACACCGTGTCGCAGGGCCTGGCCCGCGTGCTGGCCGGCACCGGCCTGCAGGCCGTGCCGGACGCGAACCGGCGCTACGTGCTCAAGCCGCTGCCGCCTGCCAGCGTCAGCGAACTGCCGGCGGTGACGGTCACGGGCCAGTCTGAATTCGCCACCGGCCCGGTGGTGGGCTACATGGCGCAACGCAGTGCCACCGCCACCAAAACCGACACGCCCATCGTGGAGACCCCGCAGTCGATCTCGGTGGTCACCGCCAACCAGATCCGCGACACCGCTTCCAACACGCTGGACCAGGCGCTGACCTACAGCGCCGGCGTGCGCACATCCATCTACGGGGCCAGTTCGCGCATGGACACGGCCCAGGCGCGCGGCGTGGAAATCGAGGACATTTTTCTGGACGGCCTGAAAGACCGGGTGGACTTCTGGACCAGCACACCGCGCGTCGAACCCTATCTGATGGAGCGCATGGAAGTGCTGCGCGGGCCTTCGTCCATGCTGTACGGCCAGGGCGGCACCGGCGGGTTGATCAACAACGTCAGCAAGCTGCCCCAGGCCGAGGCGCGGCACGAAATCGGCGTGCAAGTGGGCAGCCACAATGCCCGCCAACTGCAGGCAGACCTGACAGGCCCGCTGACCGAAGACGGCACCTGGCTGTACCGGCTGGTGGCCCTGGGCCGCGAAAGCGGCACGCAAATCGACTACGGCCAGGACGACCGCCAGTTGATCGCCCCATCGCTCACCTGGACGCCCAGCGCCGCCACCGAACTCACCCTGCGGCTGAAATGGCAGAAAGACCGGGCCAACGGCGATTCCGGCAGCACGCTGCCCTGGGAAGGCACCATTCTGCCGAACCCCAACGGGCGCATCTCTCGCCACACCTTCGTGGGCCAACCTGGCTACGACCGCTTTGATGCCGACAGTCTGCAGGCGGGTTGGTCGTTCCGGCACGACCTGAACGACCAGTGGACATTCCGCCAAAGCACGCGCTGGACCGACAACAAGACCGATTACGGCGCTTTCGACGTGTATGCGCCCTACCTGGATCCCGACCAGCGCATGCTGAGCCGCGCGGCGTATTTCTGGAAACACCACACGCAGATCCTGGCGACAGACCAGAACCTGGTGGGCAAATTCTCGACCGGATCGGTCGCTCACCAGTTGCTGGTGGGCGTGGACTTCCTGCGTTATCGGGATTCGGGTTCGGGCGTAGACGACTACACCGGCCTGGCCCCCATCGACGTCTACAACCCCATTTATCAGGTAGGCTACCAGCCCCCGCCGCGCGAGCCGATCGCCACCAGCGGCATCAAGCAACTGGGGGTGTATATCCAGGACGAAATGCGCTGGCGCAACTGGATCCTGCTGGCAGGCTGGCGGCACGACGAAGCCAAGAACTGGGAAGACGGCGCAGACGACCGCAACGACCGCGCCGATTCCATGCGTTTCGGCCTGATGTACGAAATTGTGCCCGGGCTGCTGCCGTACATCAGCTACGCCGAATCGTTCCTGCCTCAGGCCAATACCAGCTACGGCCAGCGGCTGCGGCCGCTGCGCGGCAAGCAATGGGAAGCCGGCATCAAGTACCAGCCGCCCGCGCAAGACTGGCGCGCGTCGGCCGCCGTGTTCGAACTGCGCGAAGTCAACCGCACGGTAGAGATCTCTGAAACGCAAGTCTCGCAACGCGGCAAAACCCGCAATACCGGCCTGGAACTGGAATGGGTGGGGTCCATTACGCCGCGGCTCGACATCAACGCCAGCTTCACTTACTTGAACGTCGACAAAGAACTGACGGGCGTACCCAAGCGCCAGGCGGCCTTGTGGAGCACTTACAAGTTCTCGCTGGGCAACATCGACGGCTTCACGGTAGGCGCGGGCGTGCACTACGCCAGCAGCTTCGTGGACGAATCCGGCGACGTCGCCAACGTGCCGCGCACCCCTTCAGTAACCTTGCTCGACGCCATGCTGGCCTGGGAAAACCGCAACTGGCGCGTGGCGCTTAACGCCAGCAACCTGACCGACAAGGCGTACTTCTCGCAATGCTGGTCATGGGGCTCATGCGCCTACGGCCCTGGCCGGCTGGTCACGCTGACCACTTCGTACCGCTGGTAA
- a CDS encoding cyclase family protein, translating to MTGERGQQRWKHRPPGSNWGDFGPDDQLGRLNLLTPARVAAAAREITSGQRFCLSLPLDYPGGNLLNPFRYPPQLRATTRKGKFAYNMAHCCEHPGVTDVICDDYVVLYTQYSTQWDSFAHVGSMFDVHGTGEPVPVYYNGYAAGEHIQGASRAAEEGEHQPVRAARLGIDNFAATPIQGRGVLVNLRKHFGDERHEVDYDDLMHVLQADRIVVEPGDILCLHTGFADVLLSMERQPDPHVLHGACSVLDGRDERLRDWIRDSQIAALVADNYAVERRPPQGPLGIQGAFMPIHELCLFKLGVPLGELWYLSELAAALAAQERSRFFLTAPPLRLPGAVGSPVTPVATI from the coding sequence ATGACTGGCGAACGCGGACAACAACGATGGAAGCACCGGCCGCCGGGGTCGAACTGGGGCGACTTCGGTCCCGACGACCAGCTGGGCCGCCTGAACCTGCTGACGCCGGCCCGCGTGGCCGCCGCCGCGCGGGAAATCACCAGCGGCCAGCGCTTCTGCCTGAGCCTGCCGCTAGATTACCCGGGCGGCAACCTGCTGAACCCGTTCCGGTATCCGCCGCAATTGCGCGCCACCACGCGCAAAGGCAAGTTCGCCTACAACATGGCGCATTGCTGCGAGCACCCCGGCGTGACCGACGTGATCTGCGACGACTACGTCGTGCTGTACACGCAGTACTCGACACAGTGGGACAGCTTCGCGCACGTGGGCTCGATGTTCGACGTGCACGGCACGGGCGAACCCGTGCCGGTGTACTACAACGGCTATGCCGCGGGCGAGCATATCCAGGGCGCCTCGCGCGCGGCCGAAGAAGGCGAGCACCAGCCCGTGCGCGCGGCCCGGCTGGGCATCGACAATTTCGCCGCCACGCCCATCCAGGGCCGCGGCGTGCTGGTGAACCTGCGCAAGCACTTCGGCGACGAGCGCCACGAAGTGGACTACGACGACCTGATGCATGTGCTGCAGGCAGACCGCATCGTGGTCGAGCCCGGCGACATCCTGTGCCTGCACACCGGCTTTGCCGATGTGCTGCTGTCGATGGAGCGCCAGCCCGATCCGCATGTGCTGCACGGCGCCTGCAGCGTGCTGGACGGCCGCGACGAGCGCCTGCGCGACTGGATCCGCGACAGCCAGATCGCCGCGCTGGTGGCCGACAACTACGCGGTAGAACGCCGCCCGCCGCAAGGGCCGCTAGGCATACAGGGCGCCTTCATGCCCATCCATGAACTGTGCCTGTTCAAGCTGGGCGTGCCGCTGGGAGAACTGTGGTACTTGTCGGAACTGGCCGCCGCGCTGGCGGCGCAAGAGCGCAGCCGGTTCTTTCTGACGGCGCCGCCCCTGCGCCTGCCGGGCGCGGTGGGGTCGCCGGTAACGCCGGTAGCCACTATCTAG